The Punica granatum isolate Tunisia-2019 chromosome 4, ASM765513v2, whole genome shotgun sequence genome has a window encoding:
- the LOC116203229 gene encoding LOW QUALITY PROTEIN: gibberellin 20 oxidase 1-like (The sequence of the model RefSeq protein was modified relative to this genomic sequence to represent the inferred CDS: inserted 1 base in 1 codon), giving the protein MSSPCCMPMPSRHPPFPPMDKPKIVEKEPASPQHHPSPNLVFDASILQNQPNXTSQFVWPDEEKPKLSSETMELEVPVIDLRAFLSGDLISASEATPLVNEACKKHGFFIIVNHGIDRGLVERAGELMEIFFGMELSQKERAQRKIGDHCGYASSFTGRFSSKLPWKETLSFQYSADDNRSMKTVEEYFLNVMGEEFQYFGEVYQEYCEAMGNLSLEIMELLGMSLGVGRAHFKEFFEENDSIMRLNYYPPCQQPDLTLGTGPHCDPTSLTILHQDQVGGLQVLVDDKWHSVSPNPDAFVVNIGDTFTALSNGTYKSCLHRAVVNSRTARKSLAFFLCPRMDKIVAPPVELLNSSDRQYPDFTWRTFLEFTQKHYRADGKTLNAFSNWLQRKDNN; this is encoded by the exons ATGTCTAGCCCTTGTTGTATGCCAATGCCTTCTCGGCACCCTCCCTTCCCACCGATGGACAAGCCAAAGATAGTAGAGAAAGAACCGGCGTCACCACAACACCATCCTAGTCCTAACCTCGTCTTCGATGCCTCGATTCTTCAAAACCAACCGA ATACGTCACAGTTCGTATGGCCAGATGAAGAGAAGCCAAAACTATCTTCCGAAACCATGGAACTTGAAGTCCCCGTCATCGACTTGAGAGCTTTCCTCTCAGGAGACCTCATTTCCGCATCCGAAGCAACTCCCCTTGTCAATGAGGCCTGCAAGAAACACGGCTTCTTCATCATAGTCAACCACGGGATCGACCGCGGCCTCGTAGAAAGGGCTGGGGAGTTAATGGAGATCTTCTTTGGGATGGAGCTGTCTCAGAAGGAAAGAGCCCAAAGAAAGATAGGTGATCACTGTGGTTATGCCAGTAGCTTTACGGGGAGGTTCTCCTCGAAGCTCCCCTGGAAAGAGACCCTTTCTTTTCAGTATTCCGCTGATGATAATCGGTCTATGAAGACCGTTGAGGAGTACTTCTTGAATGTTATGGGCGAAGAATTTCAGTACTTCGG GGAGGTGTACCAGGAATACTGTGAAGCAATGGGCAATCTCTCCCTAGAGATAATGGAGCTCTTGGGGATGAGCCTAGGAGTCGGAAGAGCGCATTTTAAGGAATTTTTCGAAGAGAATGACTCGATAATGAGATTGAATTACTATCCACCATGTCAGCAACCCGATCTAACTCTTGGGACTGGCCCTCACTGTGACCCCACTTCCCTCACTATCCTTCACCAGGACCAAGTTGGAGGCCTCCAAGTCCTCGTCGATGACAAATGGCACTCCGTTAGCCCGAACCCTGATGCATTTGTAGTTAACATCGGCGATACATTTACG GCACTCTCAAACGGCACATACAAGAGCTGCTTGCACAGGGCAGTCGTGAATAGCCGAACAGCGAGAAAATCCCTTGCCTTTTTTCTGTGCCCACGAATGGATAAAATCGTGGCACCACCAGTTGAGTTGTTAAACTCAAGTGATAGACAGTATCCGGATTTCACATGGCGTACATTCCTGGAGTTCACCCAGAAACATTATCGAGCCGACGGGAAAACCCTCAATGCCTTCTCGAACTGGCTTCAACGGAAGGACAATAATTAG